In the Euphorbia lathyris chromosome 5, ddEupLath1.1, whole genome shotgun sequence genome, one interval contains:
- the LOC136230795 gene encoding serine/threonine-protein kinase SAPK1 translates to MERYEIKKDIGSGNFGVAKLVRDKWSGQLFAVKYIERGLKIDEHVQREIMNHRSLQHPNIIRFKEVFLTPTHLAIVMEYAAGGELFERICTAGRFTEDEARFFFQQLISGVSYCHSMQICHRDLKLENTLLDGTSPPRLKICDFGYSKSSVLHSQPKSTVGTPAYIAPEVLSRKEYDGKIADVWSCGVTLYVMLVGAYPFEDHEDPRNFKKTIQRILSVHYSIPDYVRVTAECNYLLSRIFVANPGKRITMEEIKKHPWFLKDLPIELMEEGKEEKGEEESQSIEEILGIIEEARKGPENGVKIGGNNLFGGSMDLDDIDDSDIDDDDDMDKSGDFVCAL, encoded by the exons ATGGAGAGATATGAAATAAAGAAAGATATAGGTTCTGGCAATTTTGGAGTTGCTAAGCTTGTTAGAGATAAATGGAGTGGTCAACTCTTTGCTGTCAAATATATTGAGAGAGGCCTCAAG ATTGATGAGCATGTTCAGAGAGAAATCATGAACCACAGGTCACTCCAACATCCCAACATAATTAGATTCAAAGAG GTATTTCTGACGCCAACCCATTTAGCCATAGTGATGGAATATGCAGCAGGAGGTGAACTCTTTGAAAGAATATGCACTGCTGGTAGATTCACTGAAGATGAG GCAAGATTTTTCTTTCAACAACTCATATCAGGAGTTAGCTACTGCCATTCCATG CAAATTTGCCATAGAGATCTTAAGCTTGAAAATACCCTCTTAGATGGAACCTCACCGCCTCGTCTTAAGATCTGTGACTTTGGCTACTCAAAG TCATCAGTGTTGCATTCTCAACCCAAGTCCACAGTAGGGACACCAGCCTACATTGCACCTGAGGTCTTATCAAGAAAAGAATATGATGGCAag ATTGCAGATGTTTGGTCTTGTGGGGTTACTTTGTATGTGATGCTGGTAGGGGCTTATCCATTTGAAGATCATGAAGATCCAAGAAACTTCAAGAAAACCATTCAG AGGATTCTTAGTGTCCACTACTCAATTCCTGACTATGTTAGAGTTACAGCAGAATGTAATTATCTACTGTCTAGGATTTTTGTAGCTAATCCTGGAAAG agaATAACaatggaagaaataaagaagcACCCATGGTTTCTGAAGGATTTGCCAATAGAATTGATGGAAGAAGGGAAGGAGGAAAAGGGAGAGGAAGAATCACAAAGTATTGAAGAAATATTGGGAATAATAGAAGAGGCAAGGAAAGGTCCAGAAAATGGGGTAAAAATAGGAGGAAATAATCTATTCGGAGGAAGCATGGATTTAGATGATATAGATGATTCTgatattgatgatgatgatgatatggATAAGAGTGGTGATTTTGTTTGTGCTTTGTGA